TATTCAAAACCAAGAATAAATGGGCAATCTTGAAaaatggctttgtttggtttactttttagaaagttatttttgatagTTGagtggtaataagtggagagagatagagagaaaaatttattgaaaattgtgctAAGATTTAAAAGTTACACTCAAAAAGTTAAACCAAGCGAAGTTTGACCTTTCAATACAAGTATATCTACAATTATCGCACATCTCCTTTGTGCAACCCAGCAATCAAATTGTGAATACCATCCTAGCCCAGATCAGAACCTGAAAACATCTATTGTCTGGTTTCTACATTTGAATCATGATTCATAAAATTCAGAagagataaaaaataagcacaaaaactGTGTATGTTTGAACTTATTTGTTGTTTTAAGTGATTTTctttaaacttttatcaatatTTGTTAAGCTTTTTTactcaaaaagtaagaaaaacaaaatcgaCCCAAATCCACGACAAGGAGCTACCACCAACAATTGATCTCAAATTTgttaaactactaaactttattGTACAACTGACCTCAAGAACTCGGTTCCCGCTTCCAACAAACATAGATCTAGCAAAACAAGTTGCCGATAGTAAGGTGGATGCACTCTGCAATGTGGCTCTATCTGGTATTTTGTAGTGAAAACGGAGGGAGCATGTTTTGAGGTCTCTGAAGCTCTTTACACTACATTTCACAGAGATTCTGCTTTCCCAATACAAACTCTGGAGACTTGGGGCCCAAATCTTTGCCCAACTACCGACATATCGAAAGCACTTTATGATTCGTAATGCCAGTAACCCAGTGCCAGAAATATTCAAACCTTTTAGATGCAAACCGTCGAGTTTTAAAATCTCTAGGCCCGGGCAGTTGATATTAAGATGAGACAATCCTCTACAATTTTTCAACCACAGTTTCCTAAGGAGAGGGAAGTTATCCCCAGAAAACAAGTCCGAACCACCCCTAAAGTATACATTAGTTAGAGACAAGGCGTGGACCGACGGAAGGCCTCTGGAATCAGGATAATTGAAATGCCTATACGAGGGTAAAGGTGTTCCTTCTTCCCATAATGAAAAATACCTTCTATCATCAACAGGTTCTTCATATTGGTGATTCAATGTGAGAACCCTAAGCGTGTTGCAATCGAACAAACTCGAAGGGAGATCAAAGCTACAGTCTAAATAAACGTCGAGTTCCAGTCGTTCTATTCCGTGATTCATTACCACCCGGTCGATGCAATCGCGCAAGCAAAAGGGACTTAGGTAACTGCAGAGGCGAAAGGTGGTAATATTGGAGTCAGGTTGACGGCGAGATAACACCGCGCGTAGCAATTTGGTGAGTTTGTGACTGAGTAGCGGGTCTCTGACTGAGTCGAGAATGATGAGATGAGGGTGGGAGCGCCAAAGGCAGAGGCGGTTCCAGTGTTTGGAAAGAACGTCGGTTCGTGCGAGGGATTTGGTTGGGAGGTAAGCGAATATGTGCTCGAGCATTTCGTCCGGTAGATTAATGCTTGTTGTGTCTGCTTCTTCTTGGAGGATCGTTTTTCCCATTGGGATGCTCTGGTTGGTTTTTCTgtctgctgcttctttttttcggTCAAGCGGAAATTCGCCGCCTAGGGCTTCTACTTCCGTCTAGGGCTTCTACTTCTACTGGGCAGAGGGTTCAACTGTTCAACGACGAAGGGTTTTGTCTCCTAAGAgcgagaaattttttggtaAGGGGTGGGTACCACGCGACCGTGCCGATGTAATGTGTGTTGAACGACACAGATTGAaatcctccctctcctctcacttcaccactttctctcctctttctctcacttttttctctctctaaattcgagcagtccaaaatcaaaatgaacggctcagatgcactgaACGAAATACCACCTGACACCCATCCGACAcagaaaaatttctcataatgagcagagagagatgagagatggAGAAAAATTTCTCGTTAGTGCTATACATGATAGTGTGGTCAAAAAGCATAAGCTCAATCGATAGGAATTGTCTACCAaggcaaaataagaaaattaaataCATACATTTCCTTCcgtcaaaaaaattcaaaatttttttagttCTCATTTTGCACAGTCGACAATATTCTTTGAATGGAGGGAATGTAATTTTATAATTTCTTAGATAATGTTTCATATCTCAAGTCAATGATAAACGGACGCTGAGGCTCTGCTGTCCACCATAGCACAGCAGCTCCTACCCACACCTCATACGGCACCATTtggggaagggaaaaaaaaccaaactctCCTTTGTAATTCTATGGAgtagaaacgtaattatgagagtactagagttaaaatttaattatgtatctttagaataatataatcaaaataataagatcttcgcgccaattcaaacggattgaaaattggaacacttaattttttaatcatatgttttaatatataaacggtctaaaaaattaagtacgccaatttttaattcgtttgaacaagtacgaagaacttattattctaatcatattattctaaaaagataTAATTAGCTTTTGTTTATATGgctttcataatcacgtttctgcactacaggatcctaaataaagagcaaataTGTAATTATGAGAACcctagaaacaaaaattaattatgatactttaaaataatatgattagaataataagatctttgcatcagttcaaacagattaaaaacttgagcacttcatttttttagatggtttgtatattaaaaaatatggttaaaacattaagtgctccaatttttaattcgtttgaaccgatacaaagatcttattattctaatcatattattctaaagtatcataattaatttttgtctctaggactctcataattaagtatctgctctttatttaggattctgtagatcagaaacgtgattatgagagccctataggcaaaagttaattatatctctttagaataatatgatcagaataataaaatattcgtacttgttcaaacgaattaaaaattggcgtacttaatttttttagacagtttatatattaaaaaatatgattaataaattaagtgctccaatttttaatccgtttgaattagcgcgaagatcttattattctgatcatattattctaaagagacataattaaatttttaactctaggactctcataatcacgtttctgctccataggattgtaAATGAagagtttggttttttttccctacccaaaacggtgccgtgtgaggtgtgggtaggggctgaTGTGCCATGGTGGGCAGTAGAGCCCCCGCGTCCTAAACATGTTAAACAGGCTTATTAATTTAGTAAATACCCATTTGAAAGAAATTGTGGTGAATAGGTAGACTAACCTTTTCGAAGATAGACTCTTCTTTAAGACGATATGACGAAATTTTCTATCGTACGTAGTCCTGAATTCGAAAGAAGATTTTACTAGTTAACAAAATTGTTCATTAAATTGGGTGCTCATTGATATATGGACCGGTTGTTTATTCAGAGAGTTAAACCTAAAACAATTACATGTGttctaagaaatttttattttgggcGTTCATGTCTGTAGAGCCGCCAGTGGCTTCTGCTACTTGTGAATTGCAAACTGAAAGGCATGACTAAGCACAAGGCACTCTGAAAACGCGAGGTCAACAAAATCTTTTCAGACACAAATGTTAATGATTATAAAAGTTTCTAAGATAAAATGTGACTATCTAAGGTAAATGTGGCTaagtgaaaaaacaaaaaaaatatgccaTAAGTTGGGGCAAAAGAACTTATAATAAAAGGTCCTTTCTTGTTTGCGTGTGCAGTGGAAGAAAAGAGACTATAACATTAGAAGATACACGTGCAAACGTCATAATCTCAGACTGAACTCTGTCGCTCGAAAGAAGGAACCACACGGTAGCTCCTTAAATTTAGAGTCAATTTCCTGCAATGCTCTTGCCAAATTAACAATTTTCCTAAATAGACTGCCCTCTCATGCGTCTTAGCAGCTTGTACATCAATTCTTACAACCTTCAGGTGAACCTCGATCGCATTGACATTTCAAATTTGGGATTTTCAATATTGTTTTTCATTGAGATCTTGCAAAAACGCCAAAAATAATAAGTTTCTACATTCAATTAGAGTTTCAGGCACATTGACTATCACACACATAGATTTCCAACATATGTAGGTCATGTCACGCCTTCCACAATTTGACAATTTACATCGTTATGATTTATGAACCCTTCATACAGTGACACAACCATGAATTCGCTTTACAGAGGCACTTTTAAAAACTAAATAAGCATGCTagaataaaattataaaaaaaattctgtaaatgtaatataaaaaaaaaaaagagctacaTAGTTACACAAACTATATATGAAAACAACGCAATTGCTTAAATTATCTCAGTGGATCAAGTCTAAGAGAAATTCAATACATAACAgctacaagaaatttgggatctcccaacggtttttttagtaacggttgaaaaaaccgtcggtatagatggtgtttagcaacggtttgcaaaacgttactagaaacaggactataacaacggttttcatgcaaccgttactagattacaagactatagcaacggttttccataaccgttactaaacACCGGACTATAGTGACGGTTtccaataaccgttactataaaccggactatagcaacggttttcattaaccgttagtagaTTTTCACACCGCCAAAACCAATTTTCTTTCATGCGATCGGTTTTCCAAATTCGAACTAACGATCGAGacggttgattttttttcatgttgattaaatcattctcgtaaaaatttgactcaatcggatttgtaattatatttaaaatatatacgtttaaagtaaaaaatttcgatcgaaatctaattttttttaataaagacgaaaaaattggcttattggcttattttttgtctttattcaaaaaaatgaagttttgatcgaaattttttactttttagattcctctcgtcatgacgaagcaataatcccaaaaaaattgacgagaaactaaaaaatacaaaaaaaaattgaataaggacaacaaATAAGCCACTtcggcttatttgtccgaacaagcGTAGCTATctttactatgtaaaaaatagacggttccaatcggaaaaaaaaaagtaggtgtttgtatagtataaaccgAATTTAAAAATTTGGATTAAGAATAAATCGATAAAACTCTAATGACATAAGTTAGCCCAACCGGTTTGCATAGTATAAATACTAGAAGGCCCTTAATCTTACACAAGTGTTGGGCTAGCCCAGCTGGTTTGCACACGCGCGCGCATACACGAAGTCCTGGGTTCGAATCCCAGGAGGAGCAAAATTGTTGTGTTGCCTTCCATGAGCCACGTGGCTGCCATGTCATATATTAccctagattttaaaaaaaaaattgcctttagcaacggtaACCGTTCCTAAAAAAACAatctgtaccaacgctcgtcaaaaccgttgctatacctctACACCAACGGATATCTCGCAACGGTTTGGCCAACAGTTCACCAACCGTTGGTATTGCTTTTAACACAAAAAGCGTtgctaaaaaacacaaaaagcgTTGCTAAAAGTGTTAACGAAGTGTTTGTGCAGTACTGTTAACCAAATGTTTGTGCAGTACTGTTAACGAAGTGTCTGATACCATAAATTTTACTTCATCGGGACGGGTGGGAGAAAAGTGTCGAGCATGCTTTAGAGTTTCTGACGAGTTTTGGTGTCAAATTCATCTCTATATAAGTGTCCCACGTATTTCAAACAGGCCACTTCCGAGTAAATTCCATAACAAATTGCCAATCGAGTATACAGAATTAATCAAGATCACAATTACCACAAAACTGGTGCTGGAACCACTATTTGAAATTATAGTCAGTGTGTGGAGTATTGGAGAGCTTCTAATTAGCAAGCATGTTGTCCCTGTTATTTCACTTTTGGTCAAGTCAGTATGGAGCTCCAAGGTCAAGAGGTCATGAGCTCCATGTATCAATTCGATGTATGTAGGCATTTTTTCTAGTGTTGGTTTTAGCTGTTTTGCTTTGTGCTAGTTGCTAGCTAGACTTCAAAATCGTTGagtctatctatatatatgttgCTGGATGCAATCTTTGTCGTTGTTGCTCCAAATCGAAATAAATTggtcaaatcaaaccaaactgaaTCAATATAAAATCAGAAAGATGTACTAGCATTTTCGAATATACAATACATACACTGAACAGAAAGActaaaaagagaagagagaatcAAATTGGTATGGTGCGGTGCGGTGCGGTGCAGTGGTTAAAAACCAAATTTGACGTGGTCTCAGATCCCCATAGCTTCTCCTCAACCACCATTGATTTCCTGTTCCCGATCAATTTATAAGTATCAAAAGAGATTATAACATTAGAATAGAGACGTGCAAACTTCATTAACTCAGAACTAATTGTTTGTCGCACGAGAGGAGGATCCGCAGGGTTGCTCTTTAAAGTCAGGGTCATTTCTTGCAATGTTGTTTCATGCCTAAGCAAAAATTTCGCTGGATAGACTGCGCTCTTAGACATCTTTGTTCCTTCACATCAATCCTTGCAATCTTCAAGTGATGCTTGATTGATTTGAGATTTTGACTCTGAGATCTCTAGTACCATTCGTCATTGCAACTTTGCAAAGTTATTATGGCAATCTAGCAAGTTTTAACAAGGGTCTGCTTATATCAAAATGCTATGGGCGGAATATAGGGATTTCATTGGGTCCtaaggtggtttttttttttcggtaatTAAGTCCTAAGATGTTACAGCTGCGTCTGTAGTTTCTGTTCCTTAAAATGTTATGGAACTCCTTTAAATTCCTTGGAATGTGATTAGATACTGGTGGAATGTGATTGAAAAACAGGGGGAAAAATGGGTGAAAAAACTAGTGAAAGTGGTAAAACAAAATTGGTGAAAAAACAGGTTCACAACTTCACCTCATGGGTTTGGGCCATTTGGCCCCCTTGCCATTGGCCCCATTTCGCCCACTTGCCATTGGCCCCATTTCGGGCGGATCGAAGTCCCTGACTGGACCAATCTCAgcccgaaccaaaccaaacttaactccagTCAGGATCGGTCCTGAAAATAATTACCCCGAACCGAATCCGtcctcaaaattttcatctctACCCGATCGAACCCGAACTGGTATCACCCCTAGACAGTGAGAGTAGGGAACAATCGTTATCAGCCATTTTCGATAGTGTCCCTCTCTAACCCTCAAGTGAAAAATTAGATAGTCGACTCAAATATCACCCAAAACGTGAAATGCCACCGTACCTATTTTGAGACCAAAGGTAAGATGACATTGAATCGACATGATTGGTCAGTAATTAGCCTTGATTGATCTTGGAGTGGATGTTGGAACAActaaagagaaaagaaaaattatttatccAAGTTActttttttcaggaaaaaataTGGAGTAGGCCTCTTCCTCTGCTTTTACTTTTTAGTGTTTGTTTTCCACCACAAGGGACGTAATTTTCACCTCAAAAAAATAGTAACACGAACATACTTCGTCGTATTTGCGGGAGTCGAAAGTGAAACTTACCTCTTCCAATGGTCGTCGAAAAAGTAGAGCTGAAAAAAACTGTAGGACATAATCAAGTCTAGATCATATCAATGGATTAAAGATCGTCTCCCGAAAAGGGAGTACAAACCATATGTTTATGCGATAACACTATTCGACTGGTTTTCAGCCTAATTGTTGCAATTCTCTTATAGTACTGACCTTCTTTCTTCCGACAATTTCCGGAACTTGCTTCCATCATCCCTGCAAATCCTCCAGGGCCATGACGCATGCTATTGCAAAATGTGACGGGAAAGAGGCCCCTGTCTAAACGCATGCCACACACAAAATCAACAGCATAATAGGCAATATGAAAGGGATTAAGGCTTCGTTTTGTAATTCAAGCTAGCTTTCTAAGGAATCTTGAGCAACAAAACACAACATGTAGGATTATGTAACGCCTAGCCATAAAGCTTCCAGTATTTTTACTATGGATTCTAGTACAACTAAATCATGAAAGAAAGCTAGACCGTACCCAACCTGACACTGCGATCAGAATCACCTAAACCAATAGCTTGCAAGACTCCAATTCAGGAGAGGGAGAATAGTGCAGGTCTTTGCGACTTTCATTGCACCAAATACACGTATTTCAATAGACTGAGGTCCAGAAACGTAGGACATGCCAATGCATAAGGCCTAACTGAAGGGCATCATAATTCGACTTACTGTACTAGTGAAAGACTCACACCCAtgctttttccaaatttttaaaaaagtttggCTCGATCAGACATTGATAGTTATGTCAACGATCCGGAACTATTGAATAGAAAACGCAGGGTAGGAGTTTAAATTTCGTATTTGCCGTTcattttgtctttaaaaaatGTGAATGGTTGAAATAATTACCAATATTCAATcgacttaattttttaaaggaCGTACGTACTTTCAAGTTATAGGTAAAATATTAATGATGTTGATCACCGTTGTGAAAAGTCTCACAACGGCCCGATATTGAACTGATTGAGAGATAGAAAATTAAACCGAAACTCGATCCTCTAGTTCTCCCTCCAATTTTGTTAGCACCATACACATACACTTACACTAAACCTACATTGTGGCTGGGCTCCCTACACACTACACTTACACACACTTGTCACTCACGTTGTGGGTGGGCCCCACGCGGGTGGGCCCCACGCAACCGAGGAGACGGAGATTGAAAAGGGTGTAGTAACGGAAGTTGTAGAGGCCTTCacagggtaaaaaaaaaactagactgACTAGGTTAGAGTGGACGGCAGTGAGAGTACAAGGTTTATGTATCAAGAATGAATAATTAACACTAGCATAACCCTCTCTTTAGGGTAAGGTTATAGGACTCAcctattagagcatctctaatccaacaccctccaaatctctatttgaaaggatcaaattaatctattttatttgaaaactagaTTTAGAGAattgtactatttatctcaactccaacccaacactctatttctcaactc
The sequence above is drawn from the Rhododendron vialii isolate Sample 1 chromosome 6a, ASM3025357v1 genome and encodes:
- the LOC131330603 gene encoding putative F-box/FBD/LRR-repeat protein At4g03220 is translated as MGKTILQEEADTTSINLPDEMLEHIFAYLPTKSLARTDVLSKHWNRLCLWRSHPHLIILDSVRDPLLSHKLTKLLRAVLSRRQPDSNITTFRLCSYLSPFCLRDCIDRVVMNHGIERLELDVYLDCSFDLPSSLFDCNTLRVLTLNHQYEEPVDDRRYFSLWEEGTPLPSYRHFNYPDSRGLPSVHALSLTNVYFRGGSDLFSGDNFPLLRKLWLKNCRGLSHLNINCPGLEILKLDGLHLKGLNISGTGLLALRIIKCFRYVGSWAKIWAPSLQSLYWESRISVKCSVKSFRDLKTCSLRFHYKIPDRATLQSASTLLSATCFARSMFVGSGNRVLETLSKIDSEGGLPCSFTNLVTLELHTYLTKDEIIGITCLLRSSPILRTMTIISNSCSGTRNMDLDEKQYWKSQIQNLKSIEVHLKVVRIDVQDVQMHERAVYLGKLLLCHGRALQEMTLNLRSYPVVPSFEQQRVQSEIMTFAHASSNVIVTLLPPHT